One segment of Streptomyces sp. XD-27 DNA contains the following:
- a CDS encoding MurR/RpiR family transcriptional regulator, with protein MSSGQQARAQASAITPGKRSAEAEPLPADKVRALFGGHRLSPAQRRIAQYITDHLTEAAFLSITDLAERVGVSQPSVTRFASSLGFSGYPGLREALQPIALSALSGAPGTREEIRRNELQAAVDAEIANLESLRRVFADTDQVLDVGRELARSVPLTILGLRISASLAEYFAYAAKRIHPDVRLVSRGGSVAYDALLQSREAGGTWVLAFAMPRHAHETLAAMRAARRTGLRVALITDLTLGPLVEEAEVALTAGTGSRLVFDSYAAPGVLAAAILQAMADADPERTQLRLEKYEQAAEQHHFFLDH; from the coding sequence GTGTCATCAGGGCAGCAGGCACGCGCGCAGGCGTCCGCGATCACCCCGGGAAAGCGGTCCGCGGAGGCGGAGCCGCTGCCTGCCGACAAGGTGCGCGCCCTGTTCGGCGGCCACCGGCTCTCCCCCGCGCAGCGGCGCATCGCGCAGTACATCACCGACCACCTCACCGAGGCCGCGTTCCTGTCGATCACGGACCTCGCCGAGCGGGTGGGCGTGAGCCAGCCGTCGGTGACCCGCTTCGCGTCCTCCCTGGGCTTCAGCGGATACCCCGGGCTCCGGGAGGCACTGCAGCCGATCGCGCTGAGCGCGCTCTCCGGGGCCCCGGGGACCCGGGAGGAGATCCGCCGCAACGAGCTCCAGGCGGCCGTCGACGCCGAGATCGCCAACCTGGAGAGCCTGCGCCGGGTGTTCGCCGACACCGACCAGGTGCTCGACGTCGGCCGCGAACTCGCCAGATCGGTCCCGCTGACGATCCTGGGACTGCGGATCTCCGCCTCGCTGGCGGAGTACTTCGCGTACGCGGCGAAGCGCATCCACCCGGACGTGCGGTTGGTGTCCCGCGGCGGCAGCGTGGCCTATGACGCGCTGCTCCAGTCGCGGGAGGCCGGCGGCACGTGGGTGCTGGCGTTCGCGATGCCGCGGCACGCCCACGAGACCCTGGCGGCGATGCGGGCCGCGCGCCGGACCGGGCTGCGCGTCGCGCTGATCACGGACCTGACGCTCGGGCCGCTGGTGGAGGAGGCCGAGGTGGCGCTCACCGCCGGCACGGGGTCACGTCTCGTCTTCGACTCGTACGCGGCGCCGGGGGTCCTGGCCGCGGCGATCCTCCAGGCGATGGCCGACGCGGATCCCGAGCGCACGCAACTGCGGTTGGAGAAGTACGAACAGGCCGCGGAGCAGCACCACTTCTTCCTGGACCACTGA
- a CDS encoding pentapeptide repeat-containing protein, which yields MSPQHQAPSGPADRRDLQADCANCFGLCCVALPFARSADFAADKPAGQPCANLRADFRCGIHADLREKGFSGCTVFDCFGAGQKVSQVTFGGEDWRRQPRTARRMFEVFPVMRQLHELLWYVSEALDLAPARPVHKDLRRALDRLDRLTRGDAASLVELDVAALRGEANALLLRASELVRAEVPGRKKNHRGADLIGARLRGADLRGANLRGAYLIAADLGGADLRTADLIGADFRDADLSGADLTGSIFLTQAQLNAAKGDAATRLPAALTRPAHW from the coding sequence TTGTCCCCCCAGCACCAGGCCCCGTCCGGCCCCGCCGACCGCCGCGACCTCCAGGCGGACTGCGCGAACTGCTTCGGGCTGTGCTGCGTGGCGCTGCCCTTCGCGCGCTCGGCCGACTTCGCGGCCGACAAGCCGGCCGGGCAGCCGTGCGCGAACCTGCGGGCGGACTTCCGCTGCGGCATCCACGCCGACCTGCGGGAGAAGGGCTTCTCCGGCTGCACCGTCTTCGACTGCTTCGGCGCGGGCCAGAAGGTCTCCCAGGTCACCTTCGGCGGCGAGGACTGGCGGCGGCAGCCGCGGACCGCACGCCGGATGTTCGAGGTCTTCCCCGTGATGCGGCAGCTGCACGAGCTGCTCTGGTACGTGTCCGAGGCCCTCGATCTGGCCCCGGCCCGCCCCGTCCACAAGGATCTGCGTCGCGCCCTGGACCGCCTCGACCGACTCACCCGGGGCGACGCCGCGTCCCTCGTCGAGCTCGATGTGGCGGCACTGCGCGGCGAGGCCAACGCGCTCCTGCTGCGGGCCAGTGAGCTGGTGCGGGCCGAGGTCCCGGGCCGCAAGAAGAACCACCGGGGTGCCGACCTGATCGGCGCCCGGCTGCGGGGCGCCGACCTGCGGGGGGCCAACCTCCGCGGCGCCTACCTCATCGCGGCCGACCTCGGCGGCGCGGACCTGCGCACGGCCGACCTGATCGGGGCGGACTTCCGCGACGCCGACCTGAGCGGGGCCGACCTCACCGGCAGCATCTTCCTCACCCAGGCCCAGCTCAACGCGGCCAAGGGGGACGCCGCGACCAGGCTGCCCGCGGCACTCACCCGCCCCGCGCACTGGTAG
- a CDS encoding NADP-dependent isocitrate dehydrogenase, with product MTDSTIIYTHTDEAPALATHSFLPVVRAYAATAGISVESRDISLAGRIIASFPEHLEEAQRIDDALAELGELAKTPEANIIKLPNISASIPQLKAAIAELQQQGYALPDYPDDPKTDEEREIRARYDKVKGSAVNPVLREGNSDRRAPASVKNYAKTHPHRMGAWTSESKTNVATMGENDFRSTEKSAVIAEAGSLRIELAGDDGSTTVLRESVPVLAGEVVDASVMRVAALREFLTAQVARAKAEGVLFSVHLKATMMKVSDPIVFGHVVRAFFPKTFAQYGETLAAAGLTPNDGLGGIFKGLESLPEGAEIKASFDAELAEGPELAMVDSDKGITNLHVPSDVIVDASMPAMIRTSGHMWGPDGQEADTLAVLPDSSYSGVYQAVLDDCRAHGAYDPSTMGSVPNVGLMAQKAEEYGSHDKTFEIPATGTVRLVDQAGNVVLEQAVSAGDIFRACQTKDAPIKDWVKLAVTRARATGDPAVFWLDETRAHDANLIAKVKQYLPEHDTEGLDIKILSPVEATKLSVERIRRGENTISVTGNVLRDYLTDLFPILELGTSAKMLSVVPLMAGGGLFETGAGGSAPKHVQQLVKENYLRWDSLGEFFALAASFEHLAQAAGNARAQVLADTLDRATATFLNEDKSPTRRVGGIDNRGSHFYLSLYWAQELAKQTDDADLAKAFGPLAETLTAKEQAIVDELIAVQGKPADIGGYYQPDPAKAAAVMRPSKTLNEAIATLG from the coding sequence GTGACTGACTCGACCATCATCTATACGCACACTGACGAGGCTCCGGCCCTGGCGACGCACTCGTTCCTGCCTGTGGTCCGGGCGTACGCAGCGACGGCCGGGATCAGTGTCGAGAGCCGCGACATTTCCCTGGCCGGGCGGATCATCGCCAGCTTCCCCGAGCACCTCGAAGAGGCCCAGCGCATCGACGACGCGCTCGCCGAGCTCGGCGAGCTGGCCAAGACGCCCGAGGCCAACATCATCAAGCTGCCGAACATCTCGGCCTCCATCCCGCAGCTCAAGGCGGCCATCGCGGAGCTGCAGCAGCAGGGCTACGCGCTGCCGGACTACCCGGACGACCCGAAGACCGACGAGGAGCGGGAGATCCGCGCCCGGTACGACAAGGTCAAGGGCAGCGCCGTCAACCCGGTGCTGCGCGAGGGCAACTCCGACCGCCGCGCCCCCGCGTCGGTGAAGAACTACGCCAAGACCCACCCGCACCGCATGGGCGCCTGGACCTCCGAGTCCAAGACGAACGTCGCGACCATGGGGGAGAACGACTTCCGCTCCACCGAGAAGTCCGCGGTGATCGCCGAGGCCGGCTCCCTCCGCATCGAGCTGGCGGGCGATGACGGCTCCACCACCGTGCTGCGCGAGTCCGTGCCGGTGCTGGCGGGCGAGGTCGTCGACGCCTCCGTGATGCGCGTCGCCGCGCTCCGCGAGTTCCTGACGGCGCAGGTGGCCCGCGCCAAGGCCGAGGGCGTGCTGTTCTCGGTGCACCTCAAGGCCACGATGATGAAGGTCTCCGACCCGATCGTCTTCGGCCACGTCGTGCGCGCCTTCTTCCCCAAGACGTTCGCGCAGTACGGCGAGACGCTCGCCGCGGCCGGCCTGACCCCGAACGACGGTCTCGGCGGCATCTTCAAGGGCCTGGAGTCCCTGCCCGAGGGCGCCGAGATCAAGGCCTCCTTCGACGCCGAGCTCGCCGAGGGCCCGGAGCTGGCGATGGTCGACTCCGACAAGGGCATCACCAACCTCCACGTGCCGTCCGACGTCATCGTCGACGCCTCCATGCCCGCCATGATCCGCACCTCCGGCCACATGTGGGGCCCGGACGGCCAGGAGGCCGACACCCTCGCGGTCCTGCCGGACAGCAGCTACTCGGGCGTCTACCAGGCCGTGCTCGACGACTGCCGCGCCCACGGCGCCTACGACCCGTCGACCATGGGCTCCGTCCCGAACGTCGGTCTGATGGCGCAGAAGGCCGAGGAGTACGGCAGCCACGACAAGACCTTCGAGATCCCGGCCACCGGCACGGTCCGCCTCGTCGACCAGGCCGGTAACGTCGTCCTGGAGCAGGCTGTCTCCGCCGGCGACATCTTCCGCGCCTGCCAGACCAAGGACGCCCCGATCAAGGACTGGGTCAAGCTGGCCGTCACCCGCGCCCGCGCGACCGGCGACCCGGCGGTGTTCTGGCTGGACGAGACCCGCGCCCACGACGCCAACCTGATCGCCAAGGTCAAGCAGTACCTGCCGGAGCACGACACCGAGGGCCTGGACATCAAGATCCTGTCCCCGGTCGAGGCGACCAAGCTCTCCGTGGAGCGCATCCGCCGCGGCGAGAACACCATCTCCGTCACCGGCAACGTGCTGCGCGACTACCTGACCGACCTGTTCCCGATCCTGGAGCTGGGCACCAGCGCCAAGATGCTGTCGGTCGTCCCGCTGATGGCGGGCGGCGGCCTCTTCGAGACGGGCGCCGGCGGCTCCGCGCCGAAGCACGTCCAGCAGCTCGTCAAGGAGAACTACCTGCGCTGGGACAGCCTGGGCGAGTTCTTCGCGCTGGCGGCCAGCTTCGAGCACCTCGCGCAGGCCGCGGGCAACGCGCGGGCCCAGGTCCTCGCCGACACCCTCGACCGCGCCACGGCGACCTTCCTCAACGAGGACAAGTCGCCGACCCGTCGCGTCGGCGGCATCGACAACCGCGGCAGCCACTTCTACCTGTCGCTGTACTGGGCGCAGGAGCTGGCCAAGCAGACCGACGACGCGGACCTGGCCAAGGCGTTCGGCCCGCTCGCCGAGACGCTGACCGCCAAGGAGCAGGCCATCGTCGACGAGCTGATCGCCGTCCAGGGCAAGCCGGCCGACATCGGCGGCTACTACCAGCCCGACCCCGCCAAGGCGGCGGCCGTCATGCGTCCGTCGAAGACCCTCAACGAGGCGATCGCGACCCTCGGCTGA
- a CDS encoding polyketide hydroxylase codes for MDALRDVFGSLIVFDDVNRHLRHMLTALDIRYPVGGHHPLAGRRVPDADLKTPDGATRVYELLHAGRPVLLDLRGSAEVAAAAQGWADRVDLVEARSEDDHWPVPAIGEIPAPAALLIRPDGHVAWAAAAGGAPDTSALRTALATWFGPAPQG; via the coding sequence GTGGACGCGCTGCGCGACGTGTTCGGCTCGCTCATCGTGTTCGACGACGTCAACCGGCATCTGCGCCACATGCTGACCGCACTGGACATCCGGTACCCGGTCGGCGGCCACCACCCGCTGGCGGGCCGCCGGGTCCCCGACGCCGACCTCAAGACGCCTGACGGCGCCACCCGCGTCTACGAGCTGCTGCACGCCGGCCGCCCCGTCCTGCTCGACCTGCGCGGCAGCGCCGAGGTGGCGGCGGCCGCGCAGGGCTGGGCCGATCGCGTCGACCTCGTCGAGGCGCGGAGCGAGGACGACCACTGGCCCGTCCCGGCCATCGGCGAGATCCCCGCTCCCGCCGCGCTCCTCATCCGCCCCGACGGCCATGTCGCCTGGGCGGCCGCCGCCGGCGGCGCGCCGGACACCTCCGCGCTCCGCACCGCCCTCGCCACCTGGTTCGGTCCGGCCCCGCAGGGGTGA
- a CDS encoding NAD(P)/FAD-dependent oxidoreductase: protein MKKRALRSGARWGKAVVVGGGYAGLVAARVLADHFSDVVILERDPVDEHTGTHPHCPQGYHAHAMLAKGAEVLEKLFPGLRAELKDIGAPVFDYGEHISFLLPSGFAPRARTGVEIQSFTRDELERRLRRRVLALPEVTLLSSTRCEGLKMGSPGTVNRVLYRTDGAEQPVELAADLVVDASGRSSALDGWLKEMGLPVPRKRVVKAKMTYTSMNFDRPEKGHPDFNIAYQMTFAPHIPRGGVVLAVERNRWTCSLIGFGDHAPPTDDAAYLDFAKSLDNAHLAEQIERRTRQEPIHRYTNVNNQWRPYHKVKEWPDRLIAIGDSVCVFNPVYGQGLTVAALEADLLHRTLGRHRRLKAGLDGLSRTFQRAVARIVLVPWTLSINSDLMWNPHHQPVTARIAHWYNTHLFAVSVRDAGVWSRFVRVANMLAPPSILFHPAVVAKVVTQALSGRSRPSA, encoded by the coding sequence ATGAAGAAGAGAGCTCTCCGGTCCGGTGCCCGCTGGGGGAAGGCCGTCGTCGTCGGTGGCGGGTACGCCGGTCTGGTGGCGGCCCGGGTACTCGCGGACCACTTCTCCGACGTGGTCATCCTGGAGCGGGACCCGGTGGACGAGCACACCGGTACCCATCCCCATTGCCCGCAGGGCTACCACGCCCATGCCATGCTCGCCAAAGGCGCGGAGGTCCTGGAGAAGCTCTTCCCCGGGCTCCGTGCGGAGTTGAAGGACATCGGGGCACCGGTCTTCGACTACGGCGAGCACATCAGCTTCCTGCTGCCGTCCGGGTTCGCCCCGCGGGCCCGGACGGGCGTGGAGATCCAGTCGTTCACCCGGGACGAACTGGAGCGGCGCCTGCGGCGCAGGGTGCTCGCGCTGCCCGAGGTGACGCTGCTCTCCTCGACCCGGTGCGAGGGCCTGAAAATGGGCAGCCCCGGCACGGTGAACCGGGTGCTGTACCGGACGGACGGCGCCGAGCAGCCGGTGGAGCTCGCGGCGGACCTGGTCGTCGACGCCTCCGGGCGGTCCAGCGCCCTGGACGGCTGGTTGAAGGAGATGGGCCTGCCGGTCCCCCGCAAGCGCGTGGTGAAGGCGAAGATGACCTACACGTCGATGAACTTCGACCGGCCGGAGAAGGGCCATCCGGACTTCAACATCGCCTACCAGATGACGTTCGCCCCCCACATTCCCCGGGGCGGTGTCGTCCTGGCCGTGGAGCGGAACCGCTGGACGTGCTCGTTGATCGGGTTCGGGGACCACGCGCCGCCGACCGACGACGCGGCATACCTGGATTTCGCCAAGAGCCTCGACAACGCCCATCTGGCCGAGCAGATCGAACGCCGCACCCGCCAGGAACCGATCCACCGCTACACCAACGTCAACAACCAGTGGCGTCCCTACCACAAGGTCAAAGAATGGCCGGACCGCCTGATCGCCATCGGCGACTCGGTCTGCGTGTTCAACCCGGTCTACGGGCAGGGCCTGACCGTCGCCGCGCTGGAGGCCGACCTCCTCCACCGCACGCTGGGCAGACACCGGCGGCTCAAGGCCGGCCTCGACGGTCTGAGCAGGACGTTCCAACGCGCGGTGGCGCGCATCGTCCTGGTGCCGTGGACGCTGTCGATCAACTCGGACCTCATGTGGAACCCGCACCACCAGCCCGTCACGGCGAGGATCGCCCACTGGTACAACACGCACCTCTTCGCGGTGTCGGTGCGCGACGCGGGGGTGTGGTCCCGGTTCGTGCGGGTCGCCAACATGCTGGCGCCGCCATCCATCCTGTTCCATCCCGCGGTGGTGGCGAAGGTCGTCACCCAGGCCCTGTCCGGCCGCTCGCGCCCCTCCGCCTGA
- a CDS encoding DEAD/DEAH box helicase: MTRSARSARTRPAGSRGTAPAKGAKKGAGRAPARTASPPQEFALPETVTPALPAVETFDALDMPAALAKTLAAQGVTEPFPIQGATLPNSLAGRDILARGRTGSGKTLAFGLALLARTAGRRAEPRAPLALVLVPTRELAQQVTDALTPYATAVNLRLATVVGGLSITKQAGTLRRGAEVLVATPGRLKDLIERGDCALDRVSITVLDEADQMADMGFMPQVTALLKQVEPDGQRMLFSATLDKNIDRLVRMFLTDPVVHSVDPSAGAVTTMDHHVLHVADETDKKAVAMRIAARDGRVILFVDTKRAADRFAKRLLANGVRADALHGGRSQPQRNRTLDYFKNGHVTALVATNVAARGIHVDDLDLVVNVDPPTDHKDYLHRGGRTARAGESGSVVTLVLPEQRREMSRLMADAGISPRTARIKSSDEELARLTGAREPSGVAVTLEVPAAADQHKQKAPAKAKAGTRSKGGAGGSRARGRSGAASGSGGAGAASAAGAAGSGGSGAGRAGGRSRRRRPRRGAQGGAQGGGSRTTA; the protein is encoded by the coding sequence ATGACTCGATCCGCACGCTCGGCGCGCACGCGACCGGCGGGCTCCCGCGGTACGGCCCCTGCGAAGGGCGCCAAGAAGGGCGCCGGCAGGGCCCCCGCCCGCACGGCCTCGCCGCCGCAGGAGTTCGCGCTGCCGGAGACCGTCACCCCGGCGCTGCCCGCCGTCGAGACGTTCGACGCGCTGGACATGCCGGCCGCCCTGGCCAAGACCCTCGCGGCGCAGGGCGTGACCGAGCCCTTCCCGATCCAGGGCGCGACGCTGCCGAACTCCCTCGCCGGACGGGACATCCTCGCCCGTGGCCGCACCGGCTCGGGCAAGACCCTCGCGTTCGGCCTCGCGCTGCTCGCCCGCACCGCGGGCCGCCGCGCCGAGCCGAGGGCGCCGCTCGCGCTGGTGCTGGTGCCCACGCGTGAGCTCGCGCAGCAGGTCACCGACGCCCTGACGCCGTACGCGACGGCCGTGAACCTGCGGCTGGCCACGGTCGTCGGCGGGCTCTCGATCACCAAGCAGGCCGGCACGCTGCGACGCGGCGCCGAGGTGCTCGTGGCCACGCCCGGGCGGCTCAAGGACCTCATAGAACGGGGCGACTGCGCCCTCGACCGGGTGTCGATCACCGTCCTGGACGAGGCCGACCAGATGGCCGACATGGGCTTCATGCCGCAGGTCACGGCGCTGCTCAAGCAGGTCGAGCCGGACGGGCAGCGGATGCTGTTCTCGGCGACGCTGGACAAGAACATCGACCGGCTCGTCCGGATGTTCCTGACCGACCCCGTGGTGCACTCGGTCGACCCGTCGGCCGGCGCGGTGACCACCATGGACCACCATGTGCTGCACGTCGCGGACGAGACCGACAAGAAAGCCGTGGCCATGCGCATCGCGGCCCGCGACGGCCGGGTGATCCTCTTCGTGGACACCAAGCGCGCGGCCGACCGCTTCGCCAAGCGGCTGCTCGCCAACGGCGTACGAGCGGACGCGCTGCACGGCGGCCGCTCGCAGCCGCAGCGCAACCGCACCCTCGACTACTTCAAGAACGGGCACGTCACCGCGCTCGTGGCCACCAATGTGGCGGCCCGCGGCATCCACGTCGACGATCTGGACCTGGTCGTCAACGTCGATCCGCCGACCGATCACAAGGACTACCTGCACCGAGGCGGGCGCACCGCCAGGGCCGGGGAGTCCGGCAGCGTCGTGACGCTGGTGCTGCCCGAGCAGCGCAGGGAGATGTCGCGGCTGATGGCGGACGCCGGGATCAGCCCGCGCACCGCCCGGATCAAGTCCAGCGACGAGGAACTGGCGCGGCTCACCGGGGCGCGCGAGCCGTCCGGCGTGGCCGTGACGCTCGAGGTGCCGGCCGCCGCCGACCAGCACAAGCAGAAGGCACCCGCCAAGGCCAAGGCGGGCACGCGGTCGAAGGGCGGCGCGGGCGGGTCCCGTGCCCGAGGCCGGTCCGGTGCCGCGAGCGGGTCCGGCGGTGCGGGCGCGGCCAGTGCCGCGGGCGCGGCCGGTTCCGGCGGGTCCGGTGCCGGGAGGGCGGGCGGCCGCAGCCGGCGCCGTCGTCCGCGGCGCGGTGCGCAGGGCGGTGCCCAGGGCGGCGGCAGCCGTACGACGGCCTGA
- a CDS encoding antibiotic biosynthesis monooxygenase has protein sequence MIYEYAYLYITPGREDEFEQALVTASPILKSAEGCESVDLYRDVETTGSYLLRVGWAHLDDHVEKFPKSEQAGKFAAAIEHFFDREPTLRHFDTRPVGQPSVG, from the coding sequence GTGATCTACGAATACGCCTACCTCTACATCACCCCCGGCCGCGAGGACGAGTTCGAGCAGGCGCTCGTCACCGCGAGCCCGATCCTGAAATCCGCGGAGGGCTGCGAGTCCGTCGACCTCTACCGCGACGTCGAGACCACCGGGTCCTACCTGCTGCGGGTCGGCTGGGCGCACCTCGACGACCACGTGGAGAAGTTCCCCAAGAGCGAGCAGGCGGGGAAGTTCGCCGCGGCCATCGAGCACTTCTTCGACCGCGAGCCCACCCTGCGCCACTTCGACACCCGGCCGGTGGGGCAGCCGTCCGTCGGCTAG
- a CDS encoding MFS transporter, whose amino-acid sequence MPLRDRAAPSGQVPFSTREFLGSFWTDPRSHPDFGWVWLTRFLTFFASVAPVPYLAYYLTSELDVSDGEVAATVALLTTINYGLSGVTAALCGWLSDRIGRRKPFVTAAAILLAAGLAILATATALPWVYVAQALLGVGSGFYFAVDMALATEVLPNSADIGKDLGVINSADVLPQSIGPALAPLLLAVGSGHNYTALYLFTMVVGLAGAVTVTRIKTVR is encoded by the coding sequence GTGCCCCTGCGCGACCGCGCGGCGCCGTCCGGCCAGGTTCCCTTCTCCACGCGGGAGTTCCTCGGCAGCTTCTGGACCGATCCGCGCAGCCACCCGGACTTCGGCTGGGTGTGGCTGACGCGGTTCCTGACCTTCTTCGCCTCCGTGGCACCCGTGCCCTACCTCGCCTACTACCTCACCTCCGAGTTGGACGTCTCCGACGGCGAGGTGGCTGCCACCGTCGCGCTGCTGACCACGATCAACTACGGCCTCAGCGGCGTGACCGCGGCCCTGTGCGGCTGGCTCTCCGACCGCATCGGCCGCCGCAAGCCCTTCGTGACCGCGGCCGCGATCCTCCTCGCAGCGGGCCTCGCCATCCTCGCGACCGCGACCGCACTGCCCTGGGTGTACGTCGCGCAGGCGCTGCTCGGCGTCGGCTCCGGCTTCTACTTCGCCGTGGACATGGCCCTGGCAACTGAGGTACTGCCCAACTCGGCCGACATCGGCAAGGACCTCGGCGTCATCAACAGCGCCGACGTCCTGCCGCAGTCCATCGGCCCGGCCCTCGCGCCGCTGCTGCTGGCGGTCGGCTCGGGACACAACTACACCGCACTCTACCTGTTCACGATGGTCGTCGGGCTCGCAGGGGCCGTGACCGTCACCCGGATCAAGACCGTGCGCTGA
- a CDS encoding MFS transporter yields the protein MSRAFVVRLGLGYLGLYSAVLSVALVTLALRIEDVDPRHKETSLAVVASLGALVALLANPLAGRLSDRTTSRFGRRRPWLVGGVLGGTLGLAVMALVPSVAAVAAGWCLAQLCFNATIAALAATVPEQVPAPQRGLVSGVVGFSQRLAVPWAWERPRCSRRAPPGSSSRPRRRWPSSPCSPCPCATARRRPARFPSPRGSSSAASGPIRAATRTSAGCG from the coding sequence GTGTCGCGGGCATTCGTGGTCCGGCTCGGGCTCGGCTACCTGGGCCTGTACAGCGCGGTGCTGTCCGTCGCGCTGGTCACCCTCGCCCTGCGGATCGAGGATGTCGACCCGCGGCACAAGGAGACCTCTCTCGCGGTGGTGGCGAGCCTCGGGGCCCTGGTCGCCCTGCTGGCCAACCCGCTGGCCGGGCGGCTGTCGGACCGCACCACCTCCCGGTTCGGGCGGCGCCGGCCGTGGCTCGTCGGCGGGGTCCTCGGCGGCACCCTCGGGCTGGCGGTCATGGCCCTGGTCCCGTCCGTCGCCGCGGTCGCCGCCGGATGGTGCCTGGCGCAGCTCTGCTTCAACGCGACCATCGCCGCGCTGGCCGCCACCGTGCCCGAGCAGGTGCCGGCACCGCAGCGCGGCCTGGTCTCCGGCGTCGTGGGGTTCAGCCAGCGCCTGGCCGTCCCCTGGGCATGGGAGCGGCCGCGCTGTTCTCGTCGGGCGCCGCCGGGTTCCTCGTCCCGGCCGCGGCGGCGGTGGCCGTCATCACCCTGTTCGCCGTGCCCCTGCGCGACCGCGCGGCGCCGTCCGGCCAGGTTCCCTTCTCCACGCGGGAGTTCCTCGGCAGCTTCTGGACCGATCCGCGCAGCCACCCGGACTTCGGCTGGGTGTGGCTGA
- the tal gene encoding transaldolase, translating into MTNPLTRLSEHGVSIWLDDLSRDRLVSGNLAAVIRDKAVVGVTTNPSIFQRAIAGGSGSAYEAQLRDLALRGVTAEEAVRVLTTADVRAAADTLRPVYDRTEGHDGRISLEVDPRLAHRTDATVAEARQLWWMVDRPNVLIKIPATRAGLPAITRAIAEGISVNVTLIFSIERYRAVADAYLSGLEAALEAGRDLSGIESVASFFVSRLDTETDRRLEQVGTEKALALRGQAGLANSRLAHEAYEEIVASERWRALEAAGANPQRLLWTSTSTKNPAYPDTAYVTGLVTAGTVNTLPEATLDAVADHGDIQGDTVRGRYAQAAEVFAGLAGAGIDYDEVVQVLEDEGVKAFEDAWQALLGSVGSSLLRLGEGPAE; encoded by the coding sequence ATGACGAATCCCCTGACGCGGCTCAGCGAACACGGCGTATCCATATGGCTGGACGACCTCAGCCGTGACCGTCTCGTCTCCGGCAACCTCGCCGCCGTCATCCGCGACAAGGCGGTGGTCGGCGTCACCACCAACCCCTCCATCTTCCAGCGGGCCATCGCCGGCGGCTCGGGGTCCGCGTACGAGGCGCAACTGCGGGACCTCGCCCTGCGCGGGGTCACCGCGGAGGAAGCGGTCCGGGTCCTGACGACCGCGGACGTGCGTGCGGCGGCCGACACCCTGCGGCCGGTGTACGACCGCACCGAAGGGCACGACGGACGCATCTCCCTGGAGGTGGATCCCCGGCTCGCCCACCGCACGGACGCCACCGTGGCCGAGGCCCGGCAGCTGTGGTGGATGGTGGACCGCCCCAACGTCCTCATCAAGATCCCCGCCACCCGGGCGGGCCTCCCGGCGATCACCCGGGCCATCGCCGAGGGCATCAGCGTGAACGTGACGCTGATCTTCTCGATCGAGCGGTACCGGGCGGTGGCCGACGCCTACCTCAGCGGGCTCGAAGCGGCCCTCGAAGCGGGCCGCGACCTGTCCGGCATCGAGTCGGTGGCGTCCTTCTTCGTCTCCCGGCTGGACACCGAGACCGACCGGCGCCTGGAGCAGGTGGGGACCGAGAAGGCCCTGGCGCTGCGCGGCCAGGCCGGGCTCGCCAACTCCCGCCTGGCCCACGAGGCGTACGAGGAGATCGTCGCCTCGGAGCGGTGGCGCGCCCTGGAGGCGGCCGGTGCGAATCCGCAGCGGCTGCTGTGGACCTCGACCAGCACGAAGAACCCCGCGTACCCGGACACCGCCTACGTCACCGGCCTGGTCACGGCGGGAACGGTCAACACCCTGCCGGAAGCGACCCTGGACGCCGTGGCCGACCACGGCGACATCCAGGGCGACACGGTCCGCGGCCGGTACGCGCAGGCCGCGGAGGTCTTCGCCGGACTGGCCGGAGCGGGCATCGACTACGACGAGGTCGTCCAGGTACTGGAGGACGAGGGGGTCAAGGCGTTCGAGGACGCGTGGCAGGCACTCCTCGGGAGTGTCGGCAGCTCTCTCCTGCGCCTGGGCGAGGGCCCGGCCGAGTGA